The Puniceicoccus vermicola genome segment CCGCCCGCAAAAGCCGAGGGGTAAATGTTCCCTTCTACGCCTCCGTAGCCGTACTCCATCCCGACAATTCGGAATCGCGTGCTTCGCAGCTCTTCGCGACACACTGTCATCACTTCCGCGAGAAGATGCTCGAATTCGGCTGTTCAGTTTCCGACTTCGAGCTCGAGACGGATCACTACCGCACGGAACGAATCGCTCAGATACTCCAGACTCGAGGCATCAAGGGGATCCTCCTCGGCTGGGGGAAATGGCCCTCATCCATCCGCACATTTCCTTGGGATCAGTTCTCCGTCATCTCTACGGAGAGGACGGATCTCGGCCAGTCCGTCGACAAAGTCAGCATGAACCACTTTCACGCCCTCGACGATATTTTTGCCAAGCTGAGCAATCTTCCCTCCCGACGCTACGGCATGATCCTTCACGACGATTGCCCCAAGACGACCCGCGAACACATCATCGGCGCGTTTCAGGCCAACCTCTTCGAGCGCCCCCATCTCAAAGGTGACGTCCCTCCCTACTCCTACCATCTCGGGGAATCTGCGGACGGGATAAAAAAATGGTTTGAAACCTATCGTCCCGAAGTGGTGATCAGCCATCGCGTGATTGATCCCAACGTCTTTCAGGATGCTGGCATCCACTTCCCCGAAGTCCCGGTTATCGTCATTGAAATCGACGAGGAAAGCCCCGTTCAATTCTCTGGCTTTTACACCGAGGGTGAACTGGGAAGAACCGTCGCCACTCTCCTCGCCCGGAAAATCCGTAACGACGAAGTCCAGGAAACAATCCATCGCCCCCGGCTTACCCTCGTCAACGGCATTTGGCGCGACGGCGAGACACTAAGCATCTAAGTAGTCTCCGAAGAGCTCGCAGTTTAAACCCCTGCCTCCAAGCGGGTCTCCCGCGGCCACAAAAGGTTTAAGATTGCGAAAGTTCTCTCGGGCCAAGGGGGACAGACTGCAGACAAAAAGGCCCCCACTCCTACCCCCAAGAGTGGAGGCCCCGCCGGATCCCGACCTCATCTCTTCAAGACGAAGTCCGACCCGAAATGCCTCAAAAGCGATCAGCCTCTCAGACCTCAGAAGTCTTCTGGGAAAGCTCTCCGGTCTTCTCCCCGAAATACTCGAGAGCCATCAGCTCTTCCTCGACGGAGAGAATCTGGGTGCGCATGATACTCGGCGAATACAAAGATCGCTGATCAGCAATACCCGCGGCCTGCATGGCTTTTTCGAGCGAAGTATTGGCCTTCTTCAGGTCTTCAATACTCTCCTGCACATTGAATCGGCCAGGTGAGGTCGGCGCGGGAGGCCAACGGGAATCGGAAACATAGGCCGAGGTCACTTCCCGCCGAGCCTGATCCACCCAACGGGCAGCCTCCGAGCCCTCTTCAAACTCATCCTTCAGGCGCTGGACTCCTTGAAAGACCGCCATACAAACCGGATCCAGCACCCGGGCATGGGAGGTATTCAACCAGGCACGGGCCGTTCCACCATGCCAAGCGCTTCCTCTCTCGATTGTGGAAATCTGATTCTTCGATAGTTCGATGACCTCCGAACCTTCAATTAGCTCGGAGGGCGTCGCGAACTCGAAACCGCACTCGGAGGCCGTCTTGAGGAGCGCCTCAAAGCGATCCACGCTTTCCGGCTCATGCTCGAAAAAGCGGGCATGCCCAAACTGCTTCACATAAAAGTACGCACTTGTACCAATGTACTCGGCATCCTCCGCGTAAGGGATGATAAAGCTCCCCGATCCTTCCACTTTTGTCTTCCAAAAGCTTAACAATTCCTGGATCTCCGAAAGCGCTACAGGTTGGTCACGGGTGCCCTCGGTCGCTCCCATCAGATACCACAGCATCGGGTTGGCAAAGAAATCGACGCGGAAAAGGAGATTCAAACCGGAAGGCGTGCGCGAAACGTTGGTCAGGAAACGGTGATACTGCGGCTTGTCCTTAATATACTCGGCAATCCGGAACAACTTACTCTTATTGCTGTGACCGCGAACATCGTAGTCCAGACCCGTGGCTTCACGAATTTCCGGAAAACTCAGGAAGAACGAATCACCATCCATCACGAGAGAGTCAAAACCCGCTTCCTGAAAAATCTCCGGAAGGAAATCCGCCCAGCTGCACTCTGGGTTCCAGCCCAGACGCGGACGGTGTCCCGTATATTTTTCCCAAGCGTCAAGACCGTCTTTCAAGCTAGCTAGACCCATTTCCGGGGGTAAGTTAGCCAGCATGATATGGGTAAAGGGAGAGCCAACTCCTTCGACCTGGCCCGCGTCCATCAACGCCTTCAATTGCTCAAGAACCTTGGGCCGGGTTTCGGCCATTACTTTCAATGTTTCTCCCGACGCCTCAAATCCGATCTTTATCCCGTTCTTCTCGACGAGGTCGAACAACGGGGCATAAGACTGATCGATGACCCAAGGGCGGCGGGCAGGATCCAACTGGCTATACTGAAGATTACCATGGGGAAGAAACAGGATTTTTGATTTCATTGTTCGGTTAAGGATTTGTAGAAGGGGTTCTGGAAGACGCTCACCTTCGAAGTGGCGCCAGGAAAGCCAGCATGATGGTAAAGAACTTCTAAACAAAGACAGGGGGAGTTAATCTATTAACCTTCAGCCTTCGCTCTTGGCTTCCTCTTCGTTAGAGCTAAAAATCTTTTCCTCTCATGAATCAGACCCAGTCGAATCAAAACCTTCCTCAAGCCGCATTAATCGGAATCAGCGGCTATGGACGGACTCATCTAAGAACCCTCGAAGCACTACAGACGGAGGGCGTTTTACAGATTGCCGCAGCCACCGTCGTCAATCGATCCGAGGAAGAAGAAAGCTGCCAGCGTCTGGAGAGCCAAGGCTGCCGCATCTACCCGGACTATGAAATGATGCTGAGAGAGGAAAAGGGTCGTATCGATCTTTGCTGTATTCCGACAGGGATCGCTTGGCACCGGCCCATGACTCTGGCCGCACTCGAAGCGGGATGCCATGTTCTCGTCGAAAAGCCTGCGGCCGGAACCGTCGATGAGATCGACGAAATGATCGAAGCTCAAAAGGCCGCCGGAAAGATGGTCTTCGTCGGATTTCAGGATTTCTACCTCGATACGGTGATAGAAATCAAAAAGAAGATCCTCGCCGGTCGAATCGGTGAGGTTAAATCGATTCGTTCAATCGGCAGCTGGCCACGTCCAAAGAGCTACTATACCCGCAACAATTGGGCAGGCAAGATTCGCAGCAACGGACACCTCGTATACGATTCTCCCGCCAACAATGCCTTTGCCCATTACCTCATCGCCACGCTGAACTTTGCCGGTGAGAAAATGAGTTCCATCGCTTCCGCCAAGGAAGTCGAAGCAGAGCTTTATCGCCTTCCCGGCATTGAGACTTTTGACACCATCTCCGCGCGAGTCGTGACTGAGAACGGAATTGAGATCGACTACGCCGTCACTCACAAAGGAATTCGAACTATCGAACCGACCCTCGATATTCTCGGAACCGAGGGACGGATTCGTTGGAATTTCGACAAGAAGTTCACCATCTTCCCGGATGAAGAAGAAATCATCAGCATCGGGGCGGATTTCAGCCGCGAGTCGATGTTTCGCAAAGTGATCGAATCGATCCATACCGGAACGCATCAGGGATGCAGCCTCGAGATGGCACGGGAACACACGAAGCTCATCCAAACCATCCATCAGAAGTTCACGATTAGTGAGTTCCCCGCCGATTTAGTCCGGCAAGGGGAACTGGCAGGTGAAGCCTTCCCCCATGTAGAAGGCATCGAAGAAGCACTTGAAGAGATCTTGCGCAAAGGCGGGATGATCTCCGACTCCCTATCCGCGCAGCCCTCCGCGTAATCACCGCGATTCCGGCTGACCGAACCGCAGTCTGTTTTTAACGAGCCTCGGGACCCTCCCCTGCCCCCGATTCAGCCCGCAATCTTCGATGCCGCTCAACCAGCGGGAGAGTAAGCATCGGCGGGGGTCACAATACAACCCGTCAGGTCGAGGGGCCCCTTCAGCAAGGGGTCATCGGTCGCGGTCATCCACTCGTCAAGCTGGGCACTCATCGTCGCGAGATCTGCAGCGTGATCTGGATCTTTGGCCAAATTGTTCGCCTCCGTGGGATCCAATACCAGATCGTAGAGTTCCTCCTTCTTGGGGCCATGATCGGCCCACCCATGTTCGCAGAGATAAGTTTTGGCGAGTCCGTCATCGCAGTTGGGCAGAGTCACATGCGGACGCGGCTCATAGTGGCGAATATATTTCCATCGCTGCGAACGAACCGCACGCATGGGTTCATAAGCCGCATGGACGTTGACCTCAGAAAACAAATACTCCCTCAACGAAGCATCGGGATTCTCCGCCAAAGCCTTCAGTGACTTCCCCTCCAACCGGTCGGGTGCCGGCAGATCCAGCAAGTCACACACCGTCGGGAAAATGTCCAAGTGAGAAACCATCGAATCCGTGACCTTGCCACCGACGAAGCCCTCCGGTCCGCGCAGGATCAGCATCACACCCGTTCCGTGATCGGTCAGGCGACACTTCATATCCGGAAACGCGATCCCATGATCAGTGGTGGCGATGACGAGAGTATTCTCAGCAAGGCCATTCCGATCAATCGCATCGATGACCCGACCCGCAAACTGATCAAAGGTTTCCACACTGGCCATGTAATTGGCAAAATCCTGACGAGTTTCCTCGGTATCCGGCAGATGAGCCGGCGGCTTCACGTAGGCCGGATTGGGAGTTTGAACCGTCGAGGGAAACTCGCCCTGCCCCGCTCGGTGCGGAGGGAAATATCCAACGTCGAGAAAGAACGGTTTTTCGTGATCTCGCTCAAGAAACTCTTCGGCCGAACGGGTAATCACGTCGCAATCGTTCTCGTGTCGAGGCCAATAGAAGCCCTCTGCGTTTCGGTCGCGATCCAGGAATTCGTCGTATCCGGTCGTTTCCAAGGTCGCACTACCTTCCAGGGTAATGTGCTGAACCCCCGTCAAAGCGGTATGCCAGCCATTCTCCTTCAAAAAGTTTCCCAGCGTGTCTTCATAACGGTCCATCGCAAATCCACGGTGGGCCAGACCCAGCATCCCGTTCACGTGTGCCGACTGCCCCGAGAGGAGACAAGCGCGACTCGGAGAACAGGTCGGATTCGCACAAAAAGCTTGGCGAAAGAGCATCCCTTCCTCTGCCAATTTTTGCAGGTTCGGAGTGGAAACACCGTATCCATAAGGTTGAACGTAACGACCCGCATCGTGGGCGTGAAGATAGACGACATTGAGGGGATTCATCAGTATTCCCATTCAATACCGATTGGCACCCGAGGAGCAAATCAAAGATGATAAATCGGTTCGAGTGGCATGCAGTTAAAGGTGCGGGGAGTTATGGAACGAAAGGATTCCAATGTCTTTGGCCTTCGGAAGCGCATTGCTTCAGGCTGCGTGCGTGAGCACAAGAACGCACCGAAAACGGCATCGCTTCTCGCCATCGATTTCCATACAACGCCGCCCATGAAACATCGTTGCGAATGGTGCGGGACGGATCCCCTCTATGAAAAGTATCACGATCTAGAATGGGGCGTTCCCGTTTACGATGATCAGATCCTCTTTGAGTTCCTGATCCTCGAAGGCGCTCAAGCGGGCCTGAGCTGGCTAACGATCCTCAAAAAGCGCGAAAACTATCGAAAGGCTCTCGATGGATTCGACTGCAAAAAAATCGCTCAGTATGGAGACCCTGACCGTAAGCGTCTCCTCGCCGATGCCGGGATCGTCCGCAATCGCCTCAAGATTGACGCGACCATCCGCAACGCTCAGGGCACCCTGGCGATCCAGAAAGAGTTTGGATCCCTCTCCCAATTTCTCTGGAGCTATGTCGATGGAACCCCTATCCAAAATCATTGGAAAGATATCTCTGAAGTGCCGGTCAGCACCCCGATCTCGGATCAAATGAGCAAAGACCTCAAAAAACGGGAATTCAATTTCGTCGGCTCCACGATCTGCTACGCTTTCATGCAGGCGGTGGGAATGGTCAACGATCACACGGTCGACTGTTTTCGCCATGCCGAAGTGAAATCGAGGATCTAAGACTCAGGGGGCAATCGCCTCCCAGGTTAGGATCTGACTTCTCGGGAGGCAGGCCAGTCCCGCTAATTCCTTTTCCTAAATTCAGAGGGAGAGGACCCAGTTTGTTTTTTAAACCAAGAAGAAAATTCGGATTGATGGCGAAACCCGGCCCCGAAAGCGATTTCCTTGACCTGTTGAGAGGAGGAAAGAAGTGCTCCTTTGACCTGAGCCAGGCGGCGCCTCTCAAAATATTGCTTCGGGGTCGTCCTGAAGGCGCTGAAAAAGATTCGATTCACCTGCGCGGCGCTTAGGCCAAACTCCTCAGCCAGATTCTCCAGGCGAAACGGGAGATGAAGTGGCTTTGCGTCGACCCTCATTTTGATCTCCATGGAACGGGGATCATCGTTCTGCGGGAGGAAGAAAAGCTCCCCGCGTCGCTGCATCTCCCCCCATAGGCGAGCCAGCCACCGCTGAAAATTGCCCTGTAAATCGACGTAGCGTTCGAAATCCATCTCCTCCCATTGCAGCCGATTGTAGGCATGGGGATGGTGTTTCCGGATGGTCGCCAGCATCGGTTGCATCAGCTCCCGCCATCCCCGGGTCTCGGATCGACTGAACCGGATGGGCACCCGAAGCTCAAAGAGGGCCTGGTCGGTAATCCAGCGAGCCTCAAAATGGATTGAGAGAATCCGGGCGTCCTCGGAGAATTGGCGTTCACTGGTCCCCGGAGGCAGGAGAACCCAATCGCCAGCAGAAATCCGGACCTCTTCTCCCCCTGCCGCCAACACCACCTCCCCCTGAAGTAAGCCCCAAGCGGTAAAATATCGATTAGAGACGCTCCTCTGGTTCGCCACCTGAGGAACTCCTTCGTAGACCCAGATCAATTGCGCATCCAGAAACTTCCACTCCCGGAAGGGTAACGGAGGCAGTGACTTGCTTTGACTCATGTAGGAAAAGTATAACTTTATTCTAAAATTATAAAACCTCTTTTCTTGGAACTTTCTGCCCGTTGCCGAAAGATTATGTCCATGAATCATCCTGATAACCCTCTTCGCTATTACCGCCGCCCCGAGAAACAGCTCGATCTCAACCTCGACGTCGATCTCTGTGTTTTCGGAGGCAACTCCGGCGGGATTATCGCCGCCATCACCGCCAAACGCTATGGCCTCTCCGTCGCACTTCTCGAGCCCGGCTATCATCTCGGGGGTCTGACCGCGGGGGGCCTCTCGTATACCGACATTGGCAATAAGTTCGCCATCGGGGGCCTCTCCCGCGAATTCTTCCAGCGGATGGGAACCCACTACGGGCAGGATGAGTGCTGGCTTCAGGAACCCCACAAAGTTGACCAGACCTTCCGCCAATGGTTGGAGGAAGTCGGAGTCGAATGTCATTTCGAAAGCTTCGTCTCCGAAGTTGAGATGGCCAATAAGCGGATCGTTCGGATTAAAACCGAGAACGGTATCACCGTCTCCGCCAAGCAGTTCATTGACGCTACCTACGAAGGCGATTTGATGGCCAAGGCTGGTGTCAGCTACACCGTCGGCCGGGAAGACAACTCCACCCATGGGGAAACGCTCAACGGCCAGCAGATGCGCGACAAGCACCAGTTTGAGCTCGAGGTAGATCCCTACCTCATCGAGGGCAAGCCAGACAGCGGACTCCTCCCCTACATCGACGACGCACCCTACGAACAGGGTAAGGGCGACAAGCGAGTGCAGGCCTACAATTTCCGTCTATGCCTGACCGACGACCCGAACAAACAAATCCCCTTCACCGAACCCGATGGATACGATCGCAGTCGTTACGAACTTCTCGCCCGCTACTGCGAGGCCGGATTCGAGCCGACGCTGCAAAAGTTCGATCACTGCATCAAACGGAAGTTCGACATGAACAATCACGGAGCCGTTTCTTCCGATTATATCGGGATGAATCACGACTTCCCGGAAGCCGACTACGCCACCCGTGAAAAGATTTTCCAAGAACACGTCCAATGGGTGAAAGGCCTTATGTGGTTCCGCTTGACCGATCCGGTCGTGCCCGCGGTCTCCCGCGAGCGTTACAGCCAATTCGGCTGGTCCTGTGAGGATTTCGTCGAGACCGGAGGTTTCTCTCACGCTCTCTACGTCCGGGAAGCCCGCCGTCTCGTCAGCGATTTGGTCATGAACGAGAGCCACTGCATTGGGAAAGAGAAGGTGGAAGACGCCATCGGACTAGCCGCCTACACCATGGATTCTCACAATTGCCGCCGCCTTGTCATCGATGGAAAGGTGCGCAACGAGGGAGACGTTCAGGTAAAGTCGGGCCCTCCCTACCCCATTTCCTACCGGTCGATCATCCCGAAGCAGGGCGAGTGCGAAAACCTCTTCGTTCCCTTCTGCCTCTCGGCCTCCCACATTGCCTTTGGCTCCATCCGGATGGAACCGGTCTTCATGATCCTCTCCCAGTCCGCCGTCGAAGCGGCCATCATCGCCATGGAGAAGGACCTACGGGTCCAGGAAGTCCCCTACGACGCCCTCCGCAAGCGCCTCGTCGCCGCGAAGCAAGTCATCGACCCGGTTCCCCCAGTGAAGAACATCCAGGCGGGCGAGTAGGCTCCGTCCACAACCGTGCCGTGCAGCAAACAGAAGCCAAGGAGGGGCCATGAGTCAGCATGCGTTTGCTGAAGCTGAACCCCTACAGGAGTAACCGCTCAGCTTCAGCTGCGCGGTCCTGGGGATGAGGAAGATCTTCCTGGGTGCGGTCCGGAACCGACGCGATGGGGGCAGCTGAAGCTGCGCCCCTACAGGAGTAGCCGCTCAGCTTCAGCTGCGCGGTCCTGGGGTTGAGGAAGGTCTCCCTGGGTCCGGTCCGGAACCGACGCGATGGGGGCAGCTGAAGCTGCGACCCTACAGGAGTAGCCGCTCAGCTTTAGCTGCGCGGTCCTGGGGTTGAGGAAGGTCTCCCTGGGTCCGGTCCGGAACCGACGCGATGGGGGCAGCTGAAGCTGCGACCCTACAGGAGTAGCCGCTCAGCTTTAGCTGCGCGGTCCTGGGGATGAGGAAGATCTTCCTGGGTGCGGCTCGGAACCAATCCTCGTAGCTTCCGCTGCACCCGCGTCGTCTCTCGGCCACTCCCATAACTCCCTCTGATCCACAAACCTTTACAAACGGCTCAAAACTTAACAGTTTTGAGCATGGCCTCCGCGCGTCCTGATCCCCACGAAACCTCCTCCCCCTCGGATTGGAAGGCGATTCATCCTCTTCTCGAGCGCTGCGCCATCGGCCCCCCTCAAGGTAGACGCGGCACCTTTCCCGGCGTCCTCTACACCATCTGCCAGATGCTACGGGGCTCGGTCGTCATGGAAAAGGACGGTTGCCGCGTCGAGGCCACAGCCAAAGATCCGGTCTGGATTCTCACCACCCCCGGGACCCGTACTCAGCATTTTTCCGAGGACGCCGAAATCATCTCCATCCATTTCGCTCCGGGCAACTCCGCCAACGGTGCCGAATGGAAAGGCCCGCCCATCGCTTGTGCCCAAACGGATGAAGCCTCTCGCCAAAGCCTCGAGAACCTCTGCACCCACCCCGCGGTCGCGCGTCTGAGCTTTGAGGAGCAAATCAACTTTGGCAGACTGGAATGGCAGCTCGACGAGTACCTCCAACTGCAAATCCTCACCCTCAACCTCTTTCGCCAAGCTCTCCGTCTCGCCGCCACAGTCGACCAACGATTCGAAATTCCCACAATCGAAGATCCCCGCGTGCGCTCCAGCCACCGCTACCTCGCCGGGCTCGACATCCGCCAATCTTTTTCCCGCAACGATCTCGCCCTCCGCGCCGGCATCACCGCCGGCCAACTCGACCGTCTCTGGCGCCGGGAACTCGGCCTCACCCCCAATCAGTTCCGCGATCAGCAACGCCTTACCCACGCCTGCGAACAACTCCGCCAGGCAGACATCCCCATCAAAGCCATCGCCGCCGACCTAGGCTTCGTCCACCTCTCCCAATTCTCCAACTGGTTCCACACCCGCCACGGCGAATCCCCAAGAAGCTACCGCAAACGCCCCGGCACCAACTAACCACCGACCACCGACTCCTCCCCCTGCATGCAGGGGAGGTGCTTCCATAGGAAGCGGAGGGGTTCCCGTCCACCGCCCACCGACAACCGACTCACCGACAACCGACTCACCGTCCACCGACTCACCGACTCCTCCCCCTGCGAGCAGGGGAGGTGCTTCCATAGGAAGCGGAGGGGTTCCCGTCCACCGCCCAACGACAACCGACTCACCGTCCACCGACTCACCGCCCACCGATAACCGAAAAACTGAAGCACCCGGTAAGTCCGACTTATGATTTTCAACCGGAGAGGAACGCCAATTGCTTCAAACCGCAACCTGTGTAGAATACAATGGTGAGGAGAAAATGAATGAACATCAGCAGCAAAGCAGATGAAACCGGTGCCCGCGGGTGGTCGCGGATTCCCAGTGTTTTCGGAATCCAGAAGCGCACCCCAGCCGAGAAAGAGCAACAATCGCGCGAGCGCCACCTCCGGTCAATCCGCGAGGTGATCACCGCCTGTATCGAAGAGCGTGGCGGTCGGGTGGCCGCTTCGTTGTCAGCCGCGAAACTAGCGCAGCAATACCAAAAGTGGGACGATGCGGAGAAGGACATCTTCTACCACCTACTCCTCCACGAATTTGATTGTGACGGGAAGAAAATCCGCGAGGCAGCCCAAAGTCTCTGCGAGACTCCGGAGGAACAAGTCCCTGAGAAGGCCTCTAGCCTCCGATCGCAACTAACGCCTCCGCGGGTCGAACTCTTCCGCCAATGGACGATGATGCCGGCCGGAGTAAAGTTTCTCGTCGATCTTCGGGCAGACCTTCTGCCGGCAAAGAAAGAAAATCCCGACCTCAAACGTCTCGATAACGACCTCAAAGAAATCCTCAAGTCCCTCTTCAACGTCGGCATTCTGAAACTACAGCCCATGGGCTGGAACTCACCAGCGGCCCTGCTGGAGAAATTGATCCGCTACGAGGCCGTCCACGAGATCCAAAGCTGGGACGACCTCCGCAACCGGCTGGATAATGACCGCCGCTGCTTTGGCTTCTTTCACCCGAACATGGCCGAAGAGCCCCTGATTTTCGTCGAAGTCGCCCTTTGCCGCGGCATCGCCGAAAGCGTCCACACCCTTCTCGACACCGAGGCCAAAGTCCTCGATCCGGATTCCGCTGACACCGCTGTCTTCTTCTCCATCTCCAACACGCAGAAAGGATTAGCCGGAATCCCTTTCGGGAGTTTTCTCATCAAGCAAGTCGTCGACCGGCTTCAACATGACCTGCCGAACATCAAACGGTTCATCACTCTATCGCCCATTCCTGGATTCCGCAATTGGTTGGAAGGTGAAGAAGCTCCTCAATTCATCTCCCAGATCGATCCAAAAATCCTCGCCGCGGCCGGGATCCATGATCCCGAAGATGTCCCCGCATTCTTCCAGAACTTCGACTGGGGCCAAGCCGACAAAGCGGATGAAGCCGTCCAGACCCTTCTCCGGGGCCTAGCCTTTCACTATCTCACCGAAGCCAAACGCCCCGGACGTGAAACAGCCCTGGACCCAGTGGCTCACTTCCACATCAGCAACGGCGCCCGCATCGAGCAACTCAACTGGGCCGCCAACGTCTCCGACCGAGGACTCCGCGAATCCTTCGGCCTCATGGTCAACTACCGCTATAAACTCGAACGCATCGAGAAACACCACGAGGACTACGCCAGCAAAGGCCTCATCCACACCTCGAGGCAACTAAAGCCCCTCCGCCTCAAATCATAATCGTACCACAGGCTGCTAGCCTGTGCGCAGTTGCGCGGCCCCAGCCCCATCGAAAACCTCACCCGAAATTACGTGAGCTTACCGAGCATTCTCTCAGGTAGCGCGCCATGGCCTCATGGCGCACCCCGGTTCGAGCCAATCACCCCAGCCCGATGCCAAAACCAGAAATGCGGGTTGGGCCAACCCGCGCTACCTTCCGGATTCGTATCATACCTTCGCCTCCACAGAACGAATAGAGATGTCAGCTTTTTCTGCATCGATAGAAGACCGTAAGACCGATGATCGCCAACAGCGATTCACAAAATCGTACCACAGGCTGCCAGCCTGTGCGCAGTTGCGCAGCCCCAGCCCCATCAAAAACCTCACCCGAAATTATGAAGGCTTTCCGAGCATTCTCTCAGGTAGCGCGCCATGGCCTCATGGCGCACCCCGGTTCGAGCCAATCACCCCAGCCCGATGCCAAAACCAGAAATGCGGGTTGGGCCAACCCGCGCTACCTTCCGGATTCGTATCATACCTTCGCCTCCACAGAACGAATAGAGATGTCAGCTTTTTCTGCATCGATAGAAGACCGTAAGACCGATGATCGCCAACAGCGATTCACAAATGTACCACAGGCTGCCAGCCTGTGTCCGCGCCAGAAGAGCCCCGCAAGAAGGCGATCCCCAAAAAAAAGGTTTTCTCCGGTAGCTTCTCCCGACAAAGGGCGATAGCGGAATCCCTATTGAGGCAGGATCTATCCGCAGATTGCGCAGATGGACAGAGATTCCCCCGACCTCTTAGTCCGAAATCTCTGAAAACTTGGGCCGTCTACAGCTCATTCCCTTTCCCTTTCTCCAGCCCCAAAAACAGCCATTCTCCTAGTTCCCGTCAGATTATTTTCGGAATGCCCAGAGCCTAGCCTCTAGGTGGGCCAGAGATCAGGACTTACGTCCCGCAACTCGACCTGTCTTGGCGAGAAGTGCTTGGACCCTCGGTAAGGCCTCTCGCGGTTCTATCGAATCCCAAGGAATATAAAACGAAAGCCCCTTCTGAGGGACTAAGAAAACACCGCGGTCAGTTTCTTTCGATTCAAGAAGGCCAGACAGCAGAATATAGCCATCGGAATTGTCGGATTGGATGCGGATGCGGTCATCG includes the following:
- a CDS encoding LacI family DNA-binding transcriptional regulator, coding for MSTRVTLKTIAEECGVSTATVSYALRRSSRIPQSTRDRISKVAQELGYRPDPSLSSLAARKSRGVNVPFYASVAVLHPDNSESRASQLFATHCHHFREKMLEFGCSVSDFELETDHYRTERIAQILQTRGIKGILLGWGKWPSSIRTFPWDQFSVISTERTDLGQSVDKVSMNHFHALDDIFAKLSNLPSRRYGMILHDDCPKTTREHIIGAFQANLFERPHLKGDVPPYSYHLGESADGIKKWFETYRPEVVISHRVIDPNVFQDAGIHFPEVPVIVIEIDEESPVQFSGFYTEGELGRTVATLLARKIRNDEVQETIHRPRLTLVNGIWRDGETLSI
- a CDS encoding glycoside hydrolase family 57, with the protein product MKSKILFLPHGNLQYSQLDPARRPWVIDQSYAPLFDLVEKNGIKIGFEASGETLKVMAETRPKVLEQLKALMDAGQVEGVGSPFTHIMLANLPPEMGLASLKDGLDAWEKYTGHRPRLGWNPECSWADFLPEIFQEAGFDSLVMDGDSFFLSFPEIREATGLDYDVRGHSNKSKLFRIAEYIKDKPQYHRFLTNVSRTPSGLNLLFRVDFFANPMLWYLMGATEGTRDQPVALSEIQELLSFWKTKVEGSGSFIIPYAEDAEYIGTSAYFYVKQFGHARFFEHEPESVDRFEALLKTASECGFEFATPSELIEGSEVIELSKNQISTIERGSAWHGGTARAWLNTSHARVLDPVCMAVFQGVQRLKDEFEEGSEAARWVDQARREVTSAYVSDSRWPPAPTSPGRFNVQESIEDLKKANTSLEKAMQAAGIADQRSLYSPSIMRTQILSVEEELMALEYFGEKTGELSQKTSEV
- a CDS encoding Gfo/Idh/MocA family protein; this encodes MNQTQSNQNLPQAALIGISGYGRTHLRTLEALQTEGVLQIAAATVVNRSEEEESCQRLESQGCRIYPDYEMMLREEKGRIDLCCIPTGIAWHRPMTLAALEAGCHVLVEKPAAGTVDEIDEMIEAQKAAGKMVFVGFQDFYLDTVIEIKKKILAGRIGEVKSIRSIGSWPRPKSYYTRNNWAGKIRSNGHLVYDSPANNAFAHYLIATLNFAGEKMSSIASAKEVEAELYRLPGIETFDTISARVVTENGIEIDYAVTHKGIRTIEPTLDILGTEGRIRWNFDKKFTIFPDEEEIISIGADFSRESMFRKVIESIHTGTHQGCSLEMAREHTKLIQTIHQKFTISEFPADLVRQGELAGEAFPHVEGIEEALEEILRKGGMISDSLSAQPSA
- a CDS encoding sulfatase family protein, which encodes MNPLNVVYLHAHDAGRYVQPYGYGVSTPNLQKLAEEGMLFRQAFCANPTCSPSRACLLSGQSAHVNGMLGLAHRGFAMDRYEDTLGNFLKENGWHTALTGVQHITLEGSATLETTGYDEFLDRDRNAEGFYWPRHENDCDVITRSAEEFLERDHEKPFFLDVGYFPPHRAGQGEFPSTVQTPNPAYVKPPAHLPDTEETRQDFANYMASVETFDQFAGRVIDAIDRNGLAENTLVIATTDHGIAFPDMKCRLTDHGTGVMLILRGPEGFVGGKVTDSMVSHLDIFPTVCDLLDLPAPDRLEGKSLKALAENPDASLREYLFSEVNVHAAYEPMRAVRSQRWKYIRHYEPRPHVTLPNCDDGLAKTYLCEHGWADHGPKKEELYDLVLDPTEANNLAKDPDHAADLATMSAQLDEWMTATDDPLLKGPLDLTGCIVTPADAYSPAG
- a CDS encoding DNA-3-methyladenine glycosylase I; amino-acid sequence: MKHRCEWCGTDPLYEKYHDLEWGVPVYDDQILFEFLILEGAQAGLSWLTILKKRENYRKALDGFDCKKIAQYGDPDRKRLLADAGIVRNRLKIDATIRNAQGTLAIQKEFGSLSQFLWSYVDGTPIQNHWKDISEVPVSTPISDQMSKDLKKREFNFVGSTICYAFMQAVGMVNDHTVDCFRHAEVKSRI
- a CDS encoding AraC family transcriptional regulator; the protein is MSQSKSLPPLPFREWKFLDAQLIWVYEGVPQVANQRSVSNRYFTAWGLLQGEVVLAAGGEEVRISAGDWVLLPPGTSERQFSEDARILSIHFEARWITDQALFELRVPIRFSRSETRGWRELMQPMLATIRKHHPHAYNRLQWEEMDFERYVDLQGNFQRWLARLWGEMQRRGELFFLPQNDDPRSMEIKMRVDAKPLHLPFRLENLAEEFGLSAAQVNRIFFSAFRTTPKQYFERRRLAQVKGALLSSSQQVKEIAFGAGFRHQSEFSSWFKKQTGSSPSEFRKRN
- a CDS encoding FAD-dependent oxidoreductase; this encodes MNHPDNPLRYYRRPEKQLDLNLDVDLCVFGGNSGGIIAAITAKRYGLSVALLEPGYHLGGLTAGGLSYTDIGNKFAIGGLSREFFQRMGTHYGQDECWLQEPHKVDQTFRQWLEEVGVECHFESFVSEVEMANKRIVRIKTENGITVSAKQFIDATYEGDLMAKAGVSYTVGREDNSTHGETLNGQQMRDKHQFELEVDPYLIEGKPDSGLLPYIDDAPYEQGKGDKRVQAYNFRLCLTDDPNKQIPFTEPDGYDRSRYELLARYCEAGFEPTLQKFDHCIKRKFDMNNHGAVSSDYIGMNHDFPEADYATREKIFQEHVQWVKGLMWFRLTDPVVPAVSRERYSQFGWSCEDFVETGGFSHALYVREARRLVSDLVMNESHCIGKEKVEDAIGLAAYTMDSHNCRRLVIDGKVRNEGDVQVKSGPPYPISYRSIIPKQGECENLFVPFCLSASHIAFGSIRMEPVFMILSQSAVEAAIIAMEKDLRVQEVPYDALRKRLVAAKQVIDPVPPVKNIQAGE